From Pseudomonas sp. G.S.17, the proteins below share one genomic window:
- a CDS encoding molybdopterin-dependent oxidoreductase: MRLTETEVQTPSLTQITASTCCYCGVGCGVLIEHDEDKILGVSGDPQHPANFGKLCSKGSSLHLTGDLSARALYPELRLGKSLARSVTDWDTALDHAAEVFAQTIAEHGPDSVAFYISGQLLTEDYYAFNKLARALVGTNNIDSNSRLCMSSAVVGYKRSLGADAPPCSYEDIELSDCVLIVGSNMAYAHPILFRRLEAAKSSRPEMKIIVIDPRRTDTCELADLHLAIQPGTDVALFHGILHLLLWEGWIDRDFIDTHTEGYAELKALVHDYPPQRVADLCGVSVEQLQTCARWVGQAPSFLSLWCMGLNQSTSGSAKNSALINLHLATGQIGRPGAGPFSLTGQPNAMGGRETGSLSNLLPGHREAANSEHRAEVAEYWGIDSLPETPGLSAIELFEQVQAGKIKALWIACTNPAQSLPDQHKVQQALTTCPFVVLQEAFRTTETARFADLLLPAASWGEKEGTVTNSERRISHVRRAIPAPGAARPDWAITVDFARRLQARLQPDAPALFEFARPQALFDEYKVLTRGRDLDLSGISYAILDQSGPQQWPFPEGATLGTPRLYADGIFPTPSGRARFIADVYRAPSELRDARYPLTLNTGRLRDQWHGMSRTGTAARLFGHVSEAVLGLNADELNRHRLQPGDLVSLTSRRGSIVVPVGSDDSLRSGQAFLPMHWGDRFLKGGVNLLTQPAFDPLSKQPELKHSGVRIDKIDLPWKLFVLIEGDMQTLLTAIRPLCEAFDYVSLGLAGRERPGLVINAANAAAPEPELLQEIDRILGLNEGPVMAYDDPKRSIGKRVRLENGRITAVRLAGETLARHWLQSQWLEGSLNDNLRRWLLAPLSTPPGAGSTPTRGGKILCNCMNVSEGAIVAGIAQGLDLGQLKTQLGCGSMCGSCVPEIKRLLTAVAIN, encoded by the coding sequence ATGCGCCTGACCGAGACCGAGGTCCAGACCCCATCTCTGACTCAGATCACCGCATCGACCTGCTGCTATTGCGGCGTGGGCTGCGGTGTATTGATCGAACATGACGAAGATAAAATCCTCGGCGTCAGCGGCGATCCACAGCATCCGGCCAACTTCGGCAAACTGTGCAGCAAAGGTTCAAGCCTGCATCTGACCGGTGATCTCAGTGCCCGAGCCTTGTATCCGGAACTGCGCCTGGGCAAATCCCTGGCCCGCAGCGTGACCGACTGGGACACGGCACTGGATCACGCCGCCGAGGTGTTCGCCCAAACCATCGCCGAACACGGCCCGGACAGCGTGGCTTTCTACATTTCCGGTCAACTGCTGACTGAAGACTATTACGCGTTCAACAAGCTGGCTCGGGCCCTGGTTGGCACCAACAATATCGACAGCAATTCGCGCCTGTGCATGTCTTCCGCCGTGGTGGGCTACAAACGCAGCTTGGGTGCGGATGCGCCGCCGTGCAGTTACGAGGACATCGAACTCAGCGATTGCGTGCTGATCGTCGGCAGCAACATGGCCTACGCGCATCCGATCCTGTTTCGGCGCCTTGAAGCCGCCAAAAGCAGCCGCCCGGAGATGAAAATCATCGTCATCGACCCCCGCCGCACCGACACCTGCGAGCTGGCCGATCTGCACCTGGCGATTCAACCGGGAACCGATGTCGCCCTGTTTCACGGCATCCTGCATCTGCTGCTCTGGGAAGGCTGGATCGACCGCGACTTCATCGACACGCACACCGAAGGCTATGCCGAGCTCAAAGCGCTGGTTCACGACTACCCACCGCAGCGGGTGGCAGATCTGTGCGGCGTGTCTGTCGAGCAATTGCAGACCTGCGCGCGCTGGGTCGGGCAGGCGCCGAGCTTCCTGTCGCTGTGGTGCATGGGTCTGAATCAGTCCACGTCCGGCAGCGCGAAAAACAGCGCACTGATCAATCTGCATCTGGCGACCGGGCAAATTGGCCGGCCCGGTGCCGGACCTTTCTCCCTGACCGGCCAGCCCAACGCCATGGGCGGCCGGGAAACCGGCAGTCTGTCCAACCTGTTGCCCGGCCACCGGGAAGCCGCCAACTCTGAGCATCGCGCCGAAGTTGCCGAGTACTGGGGGATCGACAGCCTGCCGGAAACACCGGGGCTGTCCGCCATCGAACTGTTCGAGCAGGTGCAGGCCGGCAAGATCAAAGCCTTGTGGATCGCCTGCACCAACCCCGCGCAATCCTTGCCTGATCAACATAAAGTCCAGCAAGCCCTGACCACCTGCCCGTTCGTGGTCCTGCAAGAAGCCTTTCGCACCACCGAAACAGCGCGCTTCGCCGACCTGCTGCTGCCCGCCGCCAGCTGGGGCGAAAAAGAAGGCACGGTGACCAATTCCGAGCGACGTATTTCCCATGTGCGCCGGGCGATTCCGGCACCTGGCGCAGCGCGGCCGGATTGGGCGATCACCGTGGATTTCGCCCGACGCCTGCAAGCCCGGCTGCAACCCGACGCGCCTGCGCTGTTCGAGTTTGCCCGGCCACAAGCGCTGTTCGATGAATACAAAGTCCTGACTCGGGGCCGCGATCTGGACCTGTCCGGCATCAGCTACGCGATCCTCGACCAGAGCGGCCCGCAGCAATGGCCGTTCCCGGAGGGCGCCACACTTGGCACGCCACGATTGTACGCGGACGGGATTTTCCCTACGCCGTCCGGCCGCGCCAGATTTATTGCCGACGTGTATCGCGCGCCCAGCGAGCTGCGTGACGCGCGCTATCCGCTGACCCTCAACACGGGCCGCCTGCGTGACCAATGGCATGGCATGAGCCGCACAGGTACGGCTGCGCGTCTGTTTGGCCATGTCAGCGAAGCGGTTCTGGGCCTCAATGCTGACGAACTGAATCGCCACCGCCTGCAGCCCGGCGATCTGGTGAGCCTGACCAGTCGACGCGGCAGCATCGTGGTGCCGGTTGGCAGCGACGACAGCCTGCGCTCGGGGCAGGCATTTTTGCCCATGCATTGGGGCGATCGCTTCCTCAAGGGCGGGGTCAACCTGCTGACCCAACCGGCATTCGATCCGCTGTCCAAGCAGCCCGAGCTGAAGCATTCGGGGGTCCGCATCGACAAGATCGACCTGCCCTGGAAGCTCTTCGTCCTGATCGAAGGCGATATGCAAACGTTGCTCACAGCAATACGCCCACTGTGCGAAGCCTTCGATTACGTCAGCCTAGGCCTGGCCGGTCGGGAACGTCCGGGGTTGGTGATCAACGCGGCCAACGCCGCCGCACCGGAACCCGAGCTGTTGCAGGAAATCGACCGGATTCTTGGCCTGAATGAAGGGCCGGTCATGGCCTATGACGACCCGAAACGCTCCATCGGCAAGCGTGTACGTCTCGAAAACGGGCGGATTACTGCCGTGCGACTGGCGGGTGAAACCCTGGCTCGTCACTGGCTGCAAAGCCAATGGCTCGAAGGCAGCCTCAACGACAACTTGCGCCGTTGGCTGCTGGCACCGCTCAGCACGCCGCCGGGCGCGGGCTCGACGCCAACGCGCGGCGGCAAGATTTTGTGCAACTGCATGAACGTCAGTGAAGGGGCAATCGTTGCCGGTATCGCTCAAGGCCTGGACTTGGGTCAATTGAAGACACAACTGGGCTGCGGCAGCATGTGCGGCTCCTGCGTGCCAGAAATCAAACGGCTGCTGACAGCCGTCGCGATCAATTAA
- a CDS encoding bifunctional protein-serine/threonine kinase/phosphatase, whose translation MSLQLSFAQCSASGPRPENQDALRLVTPVPALAASKGYLFAVADGVSQCVDGALAAQSTLQALALDYYSTPETWGIAQSLDRLLLAQNRWLLANGLLTTLSALVLRGRRFTLAHVGDCRAYRWHRGELQRISDDHVWEQPDMQHVLKRALGLDQYVVMDYLDGELREGERLLLVSDGVWATLGDASIRSILTEQDDLDTAVQTLVNAAHLAGSQDNASALLIHIDKLGQDDLGDTLVQLQQWPLPPALKAGQRFEGFEVVSLLAESRQSLLYRVCDPLGQRWLLKTLPANRHDETNAGQSLLLEEWFLRRVAGRYFPELHPAPDRQHLYYLMREHGGRTLAELFALSGPVSVAHWQDLATRLLRAVGLLHRRNIIHRDIKPENLLLDDDGELRLLDFGLAYCPGLSAPADELPGTPSFIAPEAFNGAEPGPQQDLYAVGVTLYYLLTGHYPYGEIEAFQHRRFGTPVPASRYRPDVPDWLDHSLQQALHAEPDSRYETAEQWLLQLEQAEHRPVVQHRPLLEREPLKVWRSLALVSLLVNLILIIWLLRH comes from the coding sequence ATGAGCCTGCAACTGAGTTTCGCCCAGTGCAGCGCCAGCGGTCCGCGACCGGAAAACCAGGACGCCCTGCGCCTGGTGACGCCGGTCCCGGCGCTCGCCGCCAGCAAGGGTTATCTGTTCGCGGTTGCCGATGGTGTCAGCCAGTGCGTCGATGGCGCACTGGCGGCGCAATCCACCTTGCAGGCCCTGGCGCTGGACTATTACTCCACGCCGGAAACCTGGGGCATCGCCCAGTCGCTGGATCGCCTGCTGCTGGCGCAGAATCGCTGGTTGTTGGCCAATGGCTTACTGACCACGCTGAGCGCACTGGTGCTGCGCGGCCGGCGATTCACCCTGGCCCATGTCGGCGATTGTCGGGCCTATCGCTGGCACCGAGGTGAATTGCAGCGCATCAGCGACGACCACGTCTGGGAACAACCAGACATGCAGCATGTGCTCAAGCGCGCACTCGGGCTGGATCAGTACGTGGTCATGGATTACCTGGACGGCGAACTGCGCGAAGGTGAGCGGTTGCTGCTGGTCAGTGACGGAGTCTGGGCTACGCTGGGGGATGCCAGCATCCGCTCGATTCTCACCGAACAGGACGATCTCGACACCGCGGTGCAGACCCTGGTCAATGCCGCGCATCTGGCAGGCAGTCAGGATAATGCCAGCGCCCTGCTGATCCACATCGATAAGCTGGGCCAGGACGATCTCGGCGATACGCTGGTCCAGCTTCAGCAATGGCCGTTGCCGCCAGCGCTGAAAGCCGGTCAGCGCTTCGAGGGTTTCGAAGTGGTCAGCCTGCTGGCGGAATCGCGGCAGTCATTGCTTTATCGGGTCTGCGACCCGCTCGGCCAGCGGTGGCTCCTGAAAACCCTGCCAGCCAATCGGCATGACGAAACCAACGCAGGGCAAAGCCTGTTGCTGGAAGAGTGGTTTCTGCGTCGGGTAGCCGGGCGTTACTTTCCCGAACTGCATCCTGCCCCGGATCGTCAGCATCTGTACTACCTGATGCGCGAACACGGTGGCCGCACGCTGGCCGAGCTGTTTGCGCTCAGCGGTCCTGTTTCCGTTGCGCATTGGCAGGATCTGGCGACACGCCTGCTGCGCGCCGTGGGTTTGCTGCATCGGCGCAATATCATTCATCGCGACATCAAGCCGGAAAACCTGCTGCTTGATGACGACGGCGAATTGCGCCTGCTGGATTTCGGGCTGGCGTATTGCCCCGGTCTGTCGGCACCGGCTGACGAACTGCCCGGCACCCCGAGTTTTATTGCGCCAGAGGCTTTCAATGGTGCAGAACCCGGCCCTCAGCAGGACTTGTACGCCGTCGGCGTCACGCTCTATTACCTCCTGACCGGCCATTATCCGTACGGCGAAATAGAGGCGTTTCAACATCGGCGGTTCGGCACCCCGGTTCCCGCCAGCCGCTATCGGCCGGATGTACCGGACTGGCTGGATCACAGCCTGCAACAGGCACTGCACGCCGAGCCGGATTCACGCTATGAAACGGCGGAACAGTGGCTGCTGCAACTGGAACAGGCCGAACACCGGCCGGTGGTCCAGCATCGGCCACTGCTGGAACGCGAGCCGCTCAAGGTATGGCGCAGCCTGGCGCTGGTGTCGTTGCTGGTGAACCTGATCCTGATCATCTGGCTGTTGCGCCACTGA